From Acidobacteriota bacterium, a single genomic window includes:
- the hisD gene encoding histidinol dehydrogenase produces MKIVSYPERQIWPELLARPAFESQALRSKVAEILGAVRIGGDAELKRLTREFDGVELAELRVGEDEFAAADLEVGDELKDAIDIAIRNIDRFHSTQIEISKPVETTDGVFCWRKSVPIERVGLYVPAGTAPLFSTVLMLAVPARLAGCAEIVLCSPPDKNGRVNSATLYAAGACGISKVFKIGGAQAIAAMAFGTESVPRVFKIFGPGNQFVTEAKLQASMAGTAIDMPAGPSEVAILADGTCVPEFVAADLLSQAEHGPDSQVLLVSTDLNVINATLAEIDLQIESLPRKAIALESIRNSTAVLVEDTETAVDLLNEYAPEHLILAVRNADEIAESVTNAGSVFIGNFSCEAAGDYASGTNHTLPTNGFARAYSGVSLDSFVKKITFQKLTASGIRNIGPAIETMAEAENLRAHRNAVSLRLKSLANEEMIRKDPQESE; encoded by the coding sequence ATGAAGATAGTCAGTTATCCCGAACGTCAGATATGGCCCGAACTTCTTGCGCGGCCGGCGTTTGAGTCCCAAGCACTGCGGTCAAAAGTTGCCGAGATCCTCGGGGCCGTAAGAATCGGCGGCGACGCTGAATTGAAGCGTTTGACGCGAGAATTCGACGGCGTCGAACTTGCGGAGCTGCGCGTCGGCGAGGACGAATTCGCCGCGGCAGACCTCGAAGTCGGCGATGAGCTCAAGGACGCGATCGACATCGCGATCCGCAACATCGATCGATTCCATTCGACGCAGATCGAGATCTCAAAGCCCGTCGAAACTACGGACGGCGTTTTTTGCTGGCGAAAGAGCGTTCCGATCGAACGCGTCGGGCTCTACGTTCCCGCCGGAACCGCGCCTTTGTTTTCGACGGTTCTGATGCTCGCCGTCCCCGCCCGTCTCGCCGGTTGCGCCGAGATCGTGCTTTGTTCGCCGCCCGACAAGAACGGTCGCGTCAACTCCGCGACACTTTACGCCGCCGGCGCCTGCGGCATTTCGAAGGTCTTCAAGATCGGCGGTGCGCAGGCGATCGCGGCGATGGCCTTCGGAACCGAAAGCGTTCCGCGCGTTTTCAAGATCTTCGGCCCCGGCAATCAATTCGTGACGGAGGCAAAACTACAGGCATCGATGGCCGGAACGGCGATCGATATGCCGGCCGGACCGTCGGAAGTTGCGATTCTTGCCGACGGAACCTGCGTCCCGGAGTTCGTCGCCGCGGACTTGCTCTCGCAGGCGGAACACGGTCCCGACAGTCAGGTTCTTCTCGTTTCGACGGACCTGAACGTCATCAACGCGACGCTCGCCGAGATCGATCTTCAGATCGAGTCCCTGCCGCGAAAGGCGATCGCTTTGGAATCGATCAGGAATTCGACGGCGGTCCTCGTCGAAGATACCGAAACTGCCGTCGATTTGCTTAACGAATACGCGCCCGAGCATCTTATTCTCGCCGTTCGCAACGCCGACGAGATCGCCGAATCGGTGACCAACGCGGGATCGGTCTTCATTGGCAACTTCTCGTGCGAAGCCGCCGGCGACTATGCTTCCGGCACGAATCATACACTGCCGACGAACGGTTTTGCCCGCGCCTACAGCGGCGTCTCGCTCGATTCGTTCGTCAAAAAGATAACTTTCCAGAAACTGACCGCGAGCGGCATCCGAAACATTGGCCCGGCGATCGAAACAATGGCCGAAGCTGAGAATCTGCGGGCGCACCGAAACGCCGTATCGCTTCGACTGAAGAGTTTGGCAAACGAAGAGATGATTCGGAAAGATCCGCAGGAGTCCGAGTAA